A genomic region of Bacteroidales bacterium contains the following coding sequences:
- the ffh gene encoding signal recognition particle protein, whose product MFESLSEKLERSFKILKGQGQITEINVAETLKEVRKALLDADVSYKIAKQFTDEVKVKALGQNVLTAISPGQLMIKIVHDNLTELMGGEHADLNIKGEPAVILIAGLQGSGKTTFSAKLANYLKQKKGRRPLLVAGDVYRPAAINQLQVLGQNIGVEVYTEEGSKEPVKIARNSVSYAKEKNYNVVIVDTAGRLAIDEQMMNEIAAVKDILKPQETLFVVDAMTGQDAVNTAKTFHDRLNYDGVVLTKLDGDTRGGAALTIRAVVSKPIKFVGIGEKIEALDVFYPKRMADRILGMGDIVSLVEKAQEQFDEEEARKLQKKIAKDQFDFNDFLSQIKQIKKMGNVKDLMSMIPGMGKAIKDMDFDDDSFKHVEAIIYSMTPGERGNPKIINGSRRKRIASGSGTDIQEVNRLIKQFDDTRRMMRMMTTNGGKGMMKMMQQMKGAR is encoded by the coding sequence ATGTTTGAAAGTTTAAGCGAAAAATTAGAACGATCGTTCAAAATTCTGAAAGGCCAGGGGCAGATTACCGAGATCAATGTTGCAGAAACGCTTAAGGAGGTGCGTAAAGCGCTGCTTGATGCCGATGTAAGCTATAAAATTGCCAAGCAATTTACTGATGAGGTCAAAGTAAAAGCCCTTGGCCAAAATGTACTTACTGCAATTTCCCCCGGTCAACTGATGATTAAGATCGTGCACGACAACCTGACCGAACTAATGGGTGGCGAGCATGCAGACCTTAATATTAAAGGTGAACCCGCTGTCATTCTTATTGCAGGTCTCCAGGGTTCAGGTAAAACCACATTCTCTGCCAAACTGGCCAATTATCTGAAGCAAAAAAAGGGGAGACGGCCTCTGCTTGTCGCCGGAGATGTTTATCGCCCTGCTGCTATTAATCAGTTACAGGTGCTTGGACAAAATATTGGGGTGGAGGTTTATACTGAAGAGGGGAGCAAAGAACCTGTAAAAATCGCCAGGAATTCAGTTTCATATGCTAAAGAGAAAAACTACAATGTCGTAATCGTTGATACCGCTGGTCGTCTGGCCATTGATGAGCAAATGATGAACGAGATTGCGGCTGTGAAGGACATCCTGAAACCACAGGAGACTTTGTTCGTGGTGGATGCCATGACTGGTCAGGATGCAGTGAACACAGCTAAAACATTTCATGATCGGTTGAATTATGACGGTGTTGTTTTGACAAAACTGGATGGTGACACACGTGGTGGTGCAGCCCTGACCATCCGGGCTGTTGTAAGCAAACCCATCAAATTTGTCGGTATCGGTGAAAAAATCGAAGCGCTCGACGTCTTTTACCCCAAGCGAATGGCCGACAGGATACTGGGAATGGGCGACATCGTTTCTTTGGTCGAGAAAGCACAAGAACAGTTTGATGAAGAGGAAGCCAGAAAGTTGCAGAAAAAGATTGCTAAAGATCAATTTGATTTCAACGACTTCCTTTCTCAGATCAAACAGATCAAAAAGATGGGCAATGTGAAAGATTTGATGAGTATGATCCCCGGCATGGGCAAGGCCATTAAGGATATGGATTTTGACGACGATTCCTTTAAACATGTCGAGGCAATTATTTACTCGATGACGCCTGGTGAACGCGGAAATCCAAAGATCATCAATGGCAGTCGCCGTAAACGAATTGCTTCCGGAAGTGGAACAGACATCCAGGAAGTCAACCGGCTGATCAAACAATTTGACGATACACGCAGGATGATGCGCATGATGACCACCAACGGTGGCAAAGGAATGATGAAGATGATGCAACAAATGAAAGGGGCGCG
- a CDS encoding HYR domain-containing protein — translation MLSKVYKFKFLLALLLVPFLVSADPPGWDKTETLFTHVLTIPETVTGFPLATGDYVGVFFNDGGNFVCGGSVLYTSGVANAFSAFGNDPITPAKDGFDPGESFLWRINQGGVDFWVDAVLTGPETFTVFGFSTVVSLNGPTLAVSASANPTLLCGAGGDVTLTGALISGGPVTSWDWYDNGNMVGTGEVLTLFVDETTNFRLEATDGVEVAEAFVTVTVVTVDAGDGAAYCDDITEISLSGASASDYIALSWETSGNGMFDNAFALNPIYYPSGDDLLAGSVVLTLNVTTLDCGLLSDAVEFTFQAGPSIDILPDQDYVCYGDNYDFTGMVVAANYDELQWFTTNGAGIFEPNEEVLEPIYVPSPTIDWPQLCIVIGVTASAIDPCEVSAEDYMNLCFVAPPTAFAGDPLSLCEDNAVSYTFADALVTFDPNWSQEILWETTGDGSFDFNNIQNPTYTFGAGDLAGGLIEFTLTATTPEACAPAVSNTSIFIQLEPSISIIPDAYTICEGENMYFEGLVEASNYSQIQWFTTNGGGTFDDEELLEPIYTPSPTIDYPQTCIIIGVAAVAIDPCTVSDEDFMDLCFQMLPVVVAGEDATVCSHELYTTNPTVENSNGPYMWTVAPADAGVFADPTALVTTFNPSAAYEGQFVVLTLTAGPIGPCAEEGSGSMNLYIEYAPYVNAGPDMTICSNESAIIEGECAHVAFTMWATTGDGYFVCPDFSCEQVEYFPGPGDLAAGCVTLVLIGYPLDPCTMFVLDKMKLCFDPAPVASAGPDQTICEGDVAQLAGTAENICGIQWVTLDGTGTFDDETILNPVYTPSFQDVISGTVHLTMIVAGCGACDYSLEPTMALTIQRTPVIELGDYSSICQDGSILLDQTVVTNYTSVEWSTLGDGTFDDATLLFATYTPGPNDILAEGVTLCLTAEPIGPCTLPVQECVEIDIQQLPTINIIPDAATICYGDDFDFTGLVEAGNYSALQWFTTNGGGIFDPNETILEPTYIPSPTIDWPQVCIVIGVVASPLDPCTLSSEDFMDLCFQIPPTVDAGDDATICEDATYTLAPVIENGGTVLWETNGDGTFDDPTLANATYTPGVDDKANGSAILTITVQGLSTCEPVDDYLTLYFQLLPIASAGGDQTVCEQLCTPPWTNGPVYLEGAVENACGSFWSTAGDGTFNDPSLLDAVYVLGDGDIAAGSVVLTLTAMPCDPCTVADTDEITVTVQYFPIADAGPDQTICEGAVAQLDGEAEYESGVFWDYALQGEGDGTFSNKLIEDPTYTPGPGDIELGYVELIMVAFAIDPCSYPDADIMTLYITKQPVVYAGEDATICEGESHELADATAEYYVTVEWTADPADFGSFDDPTIVNPVFTPFPGKTGFVTLTLEAFDGPECAGGVYTDSKSLFVNDEPKISFGFNGIEAGWNANFEYCFGTEVGVTLFAYYGGTAPYEVTYTINGGTPVTVGGLFVGDYIAAPQVYAPGVYNLVVTSITDANDCEAGAAFLALCTATITVWEEVTLECPDDVLVGNDPGLCGAEVAFEATVAGEPEPITVVYSVAGMPISSPYFFEVGTTTVDVLVENICAAITCSFTVTVEDTEGPAIDCVADQDKFTDPGECFYTVVGTEFDAVVTDNCIGSIEVSNDFNGLETLAGAAFPTGVTEVIWTAEDIAGNVATCGFTVTVTDSELPTITCPADINQTADAGLCGAYIQDLGTPVTDDNCGVEEVYNNGTGFYPVGTTIVTWTVVDVNGNEATCDQMITVTDDELPTIECPADIEVTADAGECFATNVDLGMPMVSDNCGTVTPTNNAPLEFPVGTTTVTWTVFDVNGNSATCDQLVVVTDDELPTIVCPADIMQTADAGECFATVDLGTPVTDDNCGVASVTNDAPATFPVGVTTVTWMVVDVNGNEATCEQVVTVTDDELPTIVCPADIAQTADAGVCYAIITDLGLPVVDDNCGVEEYYNDAPLNNEYPVGSTIVTWTVIDIHGNEATCEQEVVVTDDELPTIECPADVEVTADAGECFATNVDLGMPMVSDNCGTVTPTNNAPLEFPVGTTTVTWTVFDVNGNSATCDQLVVVTDDELPTIVCPADIMQTADAGECFATVDLGTPDTDDNCGVASVTNDAPATFPVGVTTVTWMVVDVNGNEATCEQVVTVTDDELPTIICPADIEVSNDLTYCGAYIQDLGTPVYDDNCGIEEVYNNGSGFYPVGTTTVIWTVIDIHGNEATCEQLVTVNDDEAPVITLLGDDNIELCEGDIYVDAGATAYDNCDGDITALIVTVNPVNTAVAGVYTVTYNVSDLAGNAAVEVTRTVTVYAAPIANAGGNATICETDNYVTTTASVQFATDVLWETSGDGFFEDDALLVTTYYPGPEDLEAGVVTLCLTATFPNGPCGNVSDTDCMILTFDPIPEAYAGMDDLICEGDEFDLDLATAANYSSLMWTGGDGTFDPSADVLNPTYVPGPTDLANGGVQLCLTAYAAGACTEPAVSCLYLTVVPNPTIDLAPEAELSCENYDFVNSEWLPIEVCAIVENADYVQWSTNGDGSFDDPMSACTNYNLGDNDVWAQMITLTLEAYGPGSCNFVASATINIYIPTQIILIDDPTWWGVSSFVAKSATSVPDVMFPSVLYPGSDALVIQINKGGQYYWPEPTPPINQLGNWQPIGYKAKFKKETCIPIYGDVVSDFSFEVGGPQLFTYVPVLTNVVTPIADLFAGHLQDILLIYDWNEAALWTEFAADFEELVPGKAYLLVRKVGTAPYTVTFPAFDPTAGPGAKAGAKSVMSFNSPWNEVINTAQTHFILFADQVLDQMQPGDVLGAFNSSNQCVGVSEFASRDNLMKLLAMGNDPLSDVINGFETGEDMIFKLYRPSSGETFDVVFTYDVQFPNNDNTFEVNGVSRAVGMSMTATSIGNQPADFNVNVFPNPATDVINIVSDYSITNVSLVNYVGQTVYNESVSGNNFQINVSTYATGMYFVRIETSEGTVVTKRIAIK, via the coding sequence ATGTTATCTAAAGTTTACAAGTTCAAATTCTTACTGGCGTTACTGCTGGTACCCTTTCTGGTATCGGCCGACCCGCCAGGGTGGGATAAAACAGAAACTCTGTTTACCCATGTATTGACGATTCCCGAGACAGTTACGGGCTTTCCGCTGGCTACCGGGGATTATGTTGGTGTTTTCTTTAATGATGGCGGTAATTTCGTTTGTGGTGGCTCAGTCCTTTACACAAGCGGTGTTGCCAATGCTTTTTCAGCTTTCGGGAATGACCCGATTACACCAGCTAAAGACGGTTTTGACCCCGGTGAGTCATTTTTATGGCGTATTAACCAAGGTGGCGTTGACTTTTGGGTTGATGCAGTGCTGACAGGTCCGGAAACTTTTACAGTTTTTGGCTTTTCAACTGTAGTTAGTCTCAATGGCCCAACGTTAGCAGTCAGTGCCAGTGCGAATCCCACATTATTGTGCGGTGCTGGTGGTGATGTTACCCTGACCGGTGCTTTGATTTCCGGTGGTCCTGTAACTTCCTGGGATTGGTATGATAACGGAAACATGGTCGGTACTGGTGAAGTACTAACGTTATTTGTTGATGAGACTACCAATTTCCGTCTCGAAGCTACCGACGGAGTCGAAGTAGCAGAAGCCTTTGTAACAGTAACTGTTGTTACCGTTGATGCAGGTGACGGCGCCGCATATTGCGACGACATTACCGAAATTTCACTCTCAGGAGCTTCTGCTTCTGATTACATTGCTCTTTCCTGGGAAACATCGGGAAATGGTATGTTTGATAACGCATTTGCTCTCAATCCAATTTACTACCCAAGTGGTGATGATTTGTTGGCTGGTTCAGTGGTATTAACCCTAAATGTTACTACACTGGATTGTGGCTTACTCAGTGATGCCGTAGAATTTACATTCCAGGCTGGACCTTCTATTGACATACTTCCTGACCAGGACTATGTTTGCTATGGAGATAACTATGATTTCACAGGAATGGTAGTTGCTGCTAATTATGACGAACTCCAATGGTTTACTACCAATGGTGCCGGAATATTTGAGCCAAACGAAGAAGTATTAGAACCTATTTATGTTCCTTCACCAACAATTGACTGGCCTCAGTTATGCATTGTTATTGGAGTTACTGCTTCCGCAATTGATCCATGTGAAGTATCCGCTGAAGACTATATGAATCTTTGCTTTGTAGCACCTCCAACAGCTTTTGCCGGAGACCCGTTATCACTTTGCGAAGACAATGCTGTAAGTTACACATTTGCTGATGCACTCGTAACTTTTGATCCTAACTGGAGTCAGGAAATCCTTTGGGAAACTACCGGTGACGGTTCGTTTGATTTTAACAATATTCAAAATCCAACCTACACATTTGGTGCTGGTGATCTTGCCGGAGGCCTAATTGAATTCACATTGACGGCCACTACCCCGGAAGCTTGTGCTCCTGCAGTATCCAATACATCAATTTTCATCCAATTGGAGCCATCTATCAGTATTATTCCAGATGCTTACACAATTTGCGAGGGTGAAAATATGTACTTTGAAGGTTTGGTTGAAGCTTCCAATTATAGCCAGATTCAGTGGTTTACCACTAATGGAGGTGGAACTTTTGATGATGAAGAGCTGTTAGAACCTATTTACACACCAAGTCCGACGATTGATTATCCGCAGACATGTATTATAATAGGTGTAGCTGCTGTTGCTATTGACCCATGTACTGTTTCTGATGAAGATTTCATGGATCTTTGCTTCCAAATGTTACCTGTGGTAGTTGCCGGAGAAGATGCAACTGTTTGTTCACATGAACTTTACACAACAAATCCAACAGTTGAGAATAGCAATGGTCCATACATGTGGACAGTAGCACCTGCTGATGCCGGTGTATTTGCCGATCCAACAGCATTGGTTACTACGTTTAATCCAAGCGCTGCTTACGAAGGACAATTCGTTGTATTGACCTTAACTGCAGGTCCAATTGGTCCGTGTGCTGAAGAAGGATCAGGTTCAATGAATTTGTACATTGAATATGCTCCTTATGTCAATGCAGGCCCGGATATGACGATTTGCTCAAACGAATCTGCTATCATCGAAGGAGAATGCGCTCATGTTGCTTTCACCATGTGGGCAACAACGGGTGACGGATATTTTGTATGTCCTGATTTCTCCTGCGAGCAGGTTGAATATTTCCCCGGCCCGGGCGACCTTGCTGCCGGTTGCGTAACACTTGTGCTGATTGGTTATCCGCTCGATCCTTGTACAATGTTTGTACTTGACAAGATGAAACTTTGCTTTGACCCGGCTCCTGTTGCCAGTGCTGGTCCAGACCAAACCATTTGCGAAGGTGATGTGGCACAACTTGCCGGTACTGCTGAAAACATTTGTGGTATTCAGTGGGTAACCTTAGATGGTACAGGTACTTTCGATGACGAAACCATCCTCAACCCTGTCTATACTCCATCCTTCCAGGATGTTATCTCAGGAACTGTTCATCTGACAATGATTGTTGCAGGTTGTGGTGCTTGCGATTATAGTCTTGAACCTACAATGGCGCTGACCATTCAAAGAACACCTGTTATTGAATTAGGCGATTATAGCTCAATTTGTCAGGATGGTTCCATTTTACTTGACCAGACAGTAGTAACAAACTACACTTCAGTTGAGTGGTCAACACTAGGTGATGGTACATTTGATGATGCTACCTTACTTTTTGCTACCTATACTCCTGGCCCGAATGATATCCTTGCTGAAGGGGTTACACTTTGCCTCACAGCTGAACCAATCGGTCCTTGTACACTTCCTGTACAAGAGTGTGTCGAAATTGATATTCAACAACTGCCTACAATTAATATCATCCCTGATGCAGCAACTATTTGCTACGGAGATGATTTTGATTTCACAGGTTTAGTTGAAGCTGGTAATTATTCTGCTTTGCAATGGTTTACTACCAATGGTGGTGGAATTTTTGATCCTAATGAAACTATTCTCGAGCCAACCTACATTCCAAGCCCGACCATCGACTGGCCACAGGTTTGTATTGTAATTGGTGTTGTTGCTTCTCCACTTGATCCATGTACTCTGTCTTCAGAGGATTTTATGGATCTTTGCTTCCAGATTCCTCCAACAGTTGATGCCGGTGACGATGCAACCATTTGCGAAGATGCCACCTATACATTAGCACCTGTTATTGAAAATGGTGGTACTGTCCTTTGGGAAACCAATGGTGATGGAACATTTGATGATCCTACGCTTGCAAATGCGACTTACACACCAGGTGTTGATGATAAAGCCAATGGATCTGCAATTTTGACCATTACAGTGCAGGGTCTCTCAACTTGCGAACCTGTTGATGATTATCTAACATTATACTTCCAGTTGCTTCCTATAGCCAGTGCTGGTGGTGATCAGACTGTTTGTGAACAACTTTGCACACCGCCGTGGACAAACGGACCTGTTTACCTTGAAGGTGCTGTTGAAAATGCTTGTGGTTCATTTTGGTCAACTGCCGGTGATGGTACGTTTAACGATCCATCATTGCTGGATGCAGTTTATGTATTGGGTGATGGTGACATTGCTGCTGGTTCAGTAGTGTTGACACTTACAGCTATGCCTTGTGACCCATGTACAGTTGCTGATACCGACGAAATCACTGTTACTGTTCAGTACTTCCCGATTGCTGATGCCGGTCCTGACCAAACTATTTGCGAAGGTGCTGTTGCTCAACTTGACGGAGAAGCCGAATATGAAAGTGGAGTATTCTGGGATTATGCATTACAGGGCGAAGGTGATGGTACTTTCAGCAACAAGCTGATCGAAGACCCAACCTATACACCAGGCCCGGGAGATATCGAATTAGGTTATGTAGAACTGATCATGGTTGCTTTCGCTATCGATCCATGTAGTTATCCAGATGCAGATATTATGACCTTGTACATTACTAAACAACCTGTTGTATATGCTGGTGAAGATGCCACCATTTGCGAAGGTGAATCACACGAGTTGGCTGATGCTACTGCCGAGTATTATGTTACTGTTGAATGGACAGCAGATCCGGCAGACTTTGGTTCATTTGATGATCCAACGATTGTAAACCCGGTATTTACTCCGTTCCCAGGAAAAACAGGTTTCGTAACCCTTACACTGGAAGCGTTTGACGGACCAGAATGTGCCGGAGGTGTTTACACTGACAGCAAATCACTCTTTGTAAATGATGAGCCAAAGATCAGCTTCGGTTTCAATGGTATTGAAGCTGGCTGGAATGCAAACTTCGAATATTGCTTCGGTACTGAAGTAGGCGTAACATTGTTTGCTTATTACGGAGGTACTGCACCTTATGAAGTTACTTATACAATTAATGGAGGTACACCTGTTACAGTTGGTGGTCTCTTTGTTGGAGATTACATTGCTGCACCTCAGGTTTATGCTCCCGGCGTTTACAATCTTGTTGTCACCAGTATTACTGATGCCAACGATTGCGAAGCCGGAGCTGCATTCCTTGCATTATGCACTGCCACAATCACTGTTTGGGAAGAAGTTACTTTGGAATGCCCGGACGATGTTCTCGTAGGCAACGATCCTGGTTTATGTGGTGCTGAAGTTGCATTTGAAGCTACAGTTGCCGGAGAACCTGAACCAATCACTGTAGTCTACTCAGTAGCCGGTATGCCCATTTCTTCACCATATTTCTTTGAAGTAGGGACTACAACAGTTGATGTCTTGGTTGAAAACATTTGTGCAGCAATCACCTGCAGCTTTACAGTAACTGTTGAAGATACTGAAGGTCCTGCTATTGATTGTGTTGCTGATCAGGATAAATTTACTGATCCGGGTGAATGTTTCTACACAGTAGTTGGTACTGAGTTCGATGCTGTTGTCACCGATAATTGCATCGGATCAATCGAGGTTTCAAACGACTTCAATGGCCTTGAAACACTCGCTGGCGCTGCATTCCCAACTGGAGTTACTGAAGTGATCTGGACTGCTGAAGACATTGCCGGAAACGTAGCAACTTGTGGTTTCACTGTTACTGTTACTGATAGCGAATTGCCAACAATCACATGTCCTGCTGATATTAACCAAACTGCAGACGCAGGTTTATGTGGAGCTTATATCCAGGATCTTGGCACACCTGTAACAGATGACAACTGTGGTGTGGAAGAAGTCTATAATAATGGTACAGGATTCTATCCTGTGGGAACAACCATCGTAACCTGGACAGTTGTTGATGTTAATGGCAATGAGGCCACTTGTGACCAAATGATCACAGTTACCGACGATGAACTGCCAACTATCGAATGCCCTGCTGATATTGAAGTTACAGCAGATGCAGGTGAATGTTTTGCAACTAATGTGGACCTTGGTATGCCAATGGTAAGTGATAATTGTGGTACAGTTACACCAACCAACAATGCACCGCTTGAGTTCCCTGTTGGCACAACTACTGTTACCTGGACTGTCTTTGACGTGAATGGTAATTCAGCAACTTGCGATCAATTAGTGGTGGTAACTGACGACGAATTGCCAACCATTGTATGTCCTGCAGATATCATGCAGACTGCTGATGCCGGTGAATGCTTTGCAACTGTAGATCTTGGCACACCTGTAACTGATGATAATTGTGGTGTAGCCAGTGTTACCAATGACGCTCCTGCTACCTTCCCGGTTGGTGTTACCACTGTTACCTGGATGGTAGTTGATGTGAATGGTAATGAAGCTACATGTGAGCAGGTGGTTACTGTAACTGATGATGAACTGCCGACTATTGTTTGCCCGGCTGACATCGCACAGACAGCTGATGCTGGTGTATGCTATGCTATTATTACCGATTTAGGATTACCGGTAGTTGATGATAACTGTGGAGTTGAAGAGTATTATAATGATGCTCCTCTTAACAATGAATATCCTGTTGGATCAACCATTGTAACCTGGACCGTAATTGATATTCATGGTAACGAGGCCACTTGTGAACAGGAAGTTGTCGTAACTGACGATGAACTGCCAACTATCGAATGCCCTGCTGATGTTGAAGTTACAGCAGATGCAGGTGAATGTTTTGCAACTAATGTGGACCTTGGTATGCCAATGGTAAGTGATAATTGTGGTACAGTTACACCAACCAATAATGCACCACTAGAGTTCCCGGTAGGCACAACTACTGTTACCTGGACTGTCTTTGACGTGAATGGTAATTCAGCAACTTGCGATCAATTAGTGGTTGTAACTGACGACGAATTGCCAACCATTGTATGTCCTGCAGATATCATGCAGACTGCTGATGCCGGTGAATGCTTTGCAACTGTAGACCTCGGCACACCTGATACTGATGATAACTGCGGAGTAGCCAGTGTTACCAATGACGCTCCTGCTACCTTCCCGGTTGGTGTTACCACCGTTACCTGGATGGTAGTTGATGTGAATGGTAATGAAGCTACATGTGAGCAGGTTGTTACTGTAACTGATGATGAACTGCCAACCATTATATGTCCTGCAGATATCGAAGTTTCAAACGACCTTACATACTGCGGTGCCTATATCCAGGATCTTGGTACACCAGTTTATGATGACAATTGTGGTATCGAAGAAGTTTATAATAACGGTAGCGGATTCTATCCGGTAGGTACAACCACTGTAATCTGGACTGTTATTGATATTCATGGAAATGAAGCAACCTGTGAGCAATTGGTTACTGTAAATGATGACGAAGCTCCTGTTATTACACTGCTTGGTGATGATAACATCGAACTTTGTGAAGGCGACATTTATGTTGACGCCGGTGCAACTGCTTATGACAATTGCGATGGTGATATCACTGCTTTGATTGTAACCGTTAATCCTGTCAACACGGCTGTAGCTGGAGTTTACACCGTGACCTATAATGTATCTGATCTTGCCGGTAATGCAGCTGTAGAAGTCACACGTACCGTGACTGTTTATGCCGCTCCAATTGCCAACGCCGGTGGTAATGCTACTATCTGCGAAACCGACAATTATGTAACAACAACTGCATCAGTTCAATTTGCTACTGATGTATTGTGGGAAACCAGTGGAGACGGATTCTTTGAAGATGATGCTTTACTCGTTACTACATATTATCCTGGTCCAGAAGATTTGGAAGCTGGAGTTGTTACCCTTTGTCTGACAGCTACCTTCCCGAACGGCCCATGTGGTAATGTTTCAGATACAGATTGTATGATTCTAACCTTCGATCCGATACCAGAAGCTTATGCTGGAATGGATGACCTGATTTGTGAAGGTGATGAATTTGATCTTGACCTTGCTACAGCAGCTAACTACAGTTCACTGATGTGGACAGGTGGTGATGGTACATTCGATCCGTCAGCAGATGTTTTGAACCCGACTTATGTTCCTGGTCCAACTGACCTTGCAAATGGTGGAGTTCAATTGTGCCTTACCGCATATGCTGCTGGCGCCTGCACCGAACCTGCCGTTTCATGTCTCTACCTGACAGTAGTTCCGAATCCTACAATCGACCTTGCTCCGGAAGCTGAACTTTCATGCGAGAACTATGACTTTGTAAATAGTGAGTGGTTACCGATCGAAGTGTGTGCTATTGTTGAAAATGCTGACTACGTTCAGTGGTCAACAAATGGTGATGGCTCATTCGATGACCCAATGTCCGCTTGCACAAACTACAACCTCGGTGATAATGACGTATGGGCTCAAATGATTACATTAACACTCGAAGCTTATGGCCCGGGTTCATGTAACTTTGTTGCTTCCGCTACCATCAATATTTATATTCCGACTCAAATTATTCTTATCGACGATCCTACATGGTGGGGTGTTTCATCCTTTGTTGCTAAGAGTGCAACCTCAGTACCGGATGTTATGTTCCCATCAGTACTCTACCCGGGATCTGACGCTCTTGTTATCCAGATCAATAAAGGCGGTCAATACTACTGGCCGGAGCCAACACCTCCGATCAACCAGCTCGGTAACTGGCAGCCCATTGGTTACAAAGCCAAATTCAAGAAAGAAACCTGTATCCCGATTTATGGTGATGTAGTTTCTGACTTTAGCTTCGAAGTTGGTGGACCTCAGTTGTTTACCTATGTTCCTGTACTGACAAACGTTGTTACTCCTATTGCTGATCTGTTCGCAGGTCACCTGCAGGATATCTTGTTGATCTACGACTGGAACGAAGCTGCACTCTGGACTGAATTTGCTGCTGATTTTGAAGAGTTGGTTCCAGGAAAAGCTTATCTACTTGTTAGAAAAGTTGGTACCGCACCATACACCGTTACATTCCCTGCATTTGATCCAACTGCTGGTCCTGGAGCAAAAGCTGGCGCTAAGAGCGTAATGTCATTCAACTCACCATGGAATGAGGTAATCAACACTGCTCAAACTCACTTCATCCTCTTCGCTGATCAGGTTCTTGATCAAATGCAGCCAGGCGATGTACTCGGTGCATTCAATAGTTCCAATCAGTGTGTCGGTGTATCTGAATTTGCAAGCAGAGACAACCTGATGAAACTGTTGGCAATGGGTAATGATCCATTATCTGATGTCATCAACGGTTTTGAAACTGGCGAAGACATGATCTTCAAACTCTATCGTCCATCATCCGGCGAAACATTCGATGTAGTATTTACATACGATGTTCAATTCCCGAATAATGACAATACATTTGAAGTCAATGGTGTTTCCCGCGCAGTGGGTATGTCAATGACTGCTACTTCTATTGGTAATCAGCCTGCTGATTTCAATGTTAACGTGTTCCCGAACCCTGCAACCGATGTTATCAATATCGTTTCTGATTACTCAATCACGAACGTTTCATTGGTCAACTATGTAGGTCAGACCGTTTACAATGAATCAGTAAGTGGCAATAACTTCCAGATCAATGTTTCAACCTACGCTACAGGAATGTACTTCGTACGTATCGAAACATCAGAAGGAACAGTAGTTACCAAAAGAATTGCAATTAAGTAA